Proteins from a single region of Nakamurella deserti:
- a CDS encoding sigma-70 family RNA polymerase sigma factor: MSDVDAAPANDLTLARAGDDDAFTRLVAPLRPELHAHCYRLLGSAHDADDALQDALLRAWRGVAGFESRSSWRTWMYTVVTRVCLDALRGRSRRALPMDLGPPSAHPVLDDRPATGTHWLEPYAVAGLGEGPLSPAARYEQREAVEVAFVAAVSHLPPNQRAVLVLFDVLGMSAAEIADVVGTSVPAVTSALQRARRVVAERVPPRSQQQTLRQVGDGRVRSLVEGFAAALEQGDVPRLTALLTADVTWSMPPLPRWYGGRTAAVAFAAAVPMATCGAWRHRAVTANGQPAVAGYLCADGSGVFRAWAVTVLTVDGGLVGGITSFLGVDHFPRFGLPTELR, encoded by the coding sequence ATCTCTGACGTGGACGCCGCCCCGGCGAACGACCTGACCCTCGCGCGGGCCGGTGACGACGACGCCTTCACCCGACTGGTCGCCCCGCTGCGCCCCGAGCTGCACGCCCACTGCTACCGGCTGCTGGGTTCGGCCCACGACGCCGACGACGCGCTGCAGGACGCGCTGCTGCGGGCCTGGAGAGGCGTGGCCGGGTTCGAGTCCCGCAGCTCGTGGCGCACCTGGATGTACACCGTCGTGACCCGGGTCTGCCTCGACGCATTGCGCGGCCGGTCCCGCCGGGCGCTGCCGATGGACCTCGGGCCGCCGTCGGCGCATCCGGTGCTCGACGACCGGCCGGCTACCGGGACCCACTGGCTGGAGCCGTACGCGGTCGCCGGCCTGGGGGAGGGGCCGCTGTCGCCCGCCGCCCGGTACGAGCAGCGGGAGGCGGTGGAAGTGGCGTTCGTCGCCGCGGTGTCGCACCTGCCGCCCAACCAACGCGCCGTGCTGGTGCTGTTCGACGTGCTCGGGATGTCGGCGGCCGAGATCGCCGACGTCGTCGGTACCTCCGTGCCCGCGGTGACGAGTGCGCTGCAGCGCGCCCGCCGGGTGGTCGCCGAACGCGTCCCGCCCCGCTCCCAGCAGCAGACGCTCCGACAGGTCGGGGATGGCCGGGTCCGCTCACTCGTCGAGGGCTTCGCCGCGGCGTTGGAGCAGGGTGACGTCCCCCGGCTGACCGCGCTGCTGACGGCCGACGTCACCTGGTCGATGCCGCCGCTGCCGCGCTGGTACGGCGGGCGAACGGCCGCCGTGGCCTTCGCCGCCGCCGTTCCGATGGCGACCTGCGGGGCGTGGCGGCACCGGGCGGTCACCGCCAACGGTCAGCCCGCCGTCGCGGGATACCTGTGCGCGGACGGCAGCGGGGTCTTCCGGGCCTGGGCGGTCACCGTGCTCACCGTCGACGGCGGACTGGTCGGCGGGATCACCTCGTTCCTCGGTGTGGACCACTTCCCGCGGTTCGGACTGCCGACCGAACTGCGCTGA
- a CDS encoding DNA polymerase domain-containing protein: MARTVETRFGVELTNLDQTLFDGAGATKRDLVDYLEVMADRMLPGLSGRPLSVVRIRPGQPPFMQKNLPPTAPAWIPRLPVWSSASHREIAYAVADDPRTLLWFGNQRAVEYHVTVLTAPENTVSWVVLDLDPPESDGRERWGRDGTVVRTARLVQQALADAGLVGAVKTSGSKGLHILVPVAPDTTVDDAAAATRALGARAAALDPELATVAYIKDDRGGRVFVDSTRSGGATLVATYSPRARPGVPVSFPVGWDGLDDVVPDELTVRTVPGLLGAHDPWSATLPARQRLPQALVAEGHTIPVARVQAMHEGKRRKRAAAQRAAEADPAEAQDLGEAQNPREALDPAAT, translated from the coding sequence ATGGCGCGCACGGTGGAGACCCGGTTCGGCGTCGAGCTGACCAACCTCGACCAGACCCTCTTCGACGGGGCGGGCGCGACGAAGCGCGACCTCGTCGACTACCTGGAGGTGATGGCCGACCGGATGCTGCCGGGGCTGTCCGGCCGCCCGTTGTCGGTCGTGCGCATCCGGCCGGGGCAACCGCCGTTCATGCAGAAGAACCTCCCGCCGACCGCTCCGGCCTGGATCCCCCGGCTGCCGGTGTGGTCGTCGGCCTCGCACCGGGAGATCGCCTACGCGGTGGCCGACGATCCCCGGACGCTGCTGTGGTTCGGCAACCAACGCGCGGTGGAGTACCACGTCACCGTGCTCACCGCACCCGAGAACACCGTGTCCTGGGTGGTTCTCGACCTCGACCCGCCCGAGTCGGACGGTCGGGAGCGGTGGGGTCGCGACGGCACGGTGGTGCGGACTGCGCGACTCGTGCAGCAGGCGCTGGCCGATGCGGGCCTCGTCGGCGCGGTGAAGACCAGCGGGTCGAAGGGCCTGCACATCCTGGTGCCGGTCGCTCCCGACACCACGGTGGACGACGCGGCCGCCGCGACCCGCGCCCTCGGTGCCCGCGCCGCGGCCCTCGACCCGGAGCTCGCCACCGTCGCCTACATCAAGGACGACCGCGGCGGCCGGGTGTTCGTCGACTCGACCCGGTCCGGCGGGGCGACGCTGGTGGCCACCTACAGCCCGCGGGCCCGTCCCGGCGTGCCGGTGTCGTTCCCGGTTGGGTGGGACGGACTCGACGACGTCGTGCCCGACGAGCTGACCGTCCGCACGGTGCCCGGCCTGCTGGGCGCGCACGACCCGTGGTCGGCGACCCTGCCGGCGCGGCAACGACTTCCGCAGGCCCTCGTCGCCGAGGGACACACCATCCCGGTGGCCCGGGTGCAGGCCATGCACGAAGGCAAGCGGCGGAAACGGGCCGCCGCGCAGCGGGCCGCCGAGGCGGACCCGGCGGAGGCTCAGGATCTCGGGGAGGCTCAGAACCCCAGGGAGGCGCTGGACCCCGCGGCGACCTGA
- a CDS encoding CARDB domain-containing protein yields MKKWLTAGVAVVVGMTVVLPGVAHAADKVIVVPQDFVRSLSDTRATGHYEIAGTGLHISTEGSTSTDKVAEYVSSSRALAGVGEPSLDYTPTFGGLPGFQLIVDFDNDKAADGILVGEKIYGNDWWASNGSAQFVKNAAPSHAPGSGSDNHGTLDEWRTAFPAATVLAFGFSLGSGVHGDGVLNAINLGGDRYTFTDKAPDTTAPTVTCDIALPGPDVAFGSTTLVTATVTDAGSGPAAVAVSGAADTASLGTKTITLTGTDNAGNTASATCAYTVVAGAPTQLTVVSGSGQKAAVGTAFAQPVRIRVTDAGGNPVGNVGVTFTAPPNTGASGTFTSTTVTTGQDGIASVNVTANAKTGVWQGSATTGDLTAGFSLTNTPAPPKKADLRVTLTGPSEIARNKSGTYTVTVRNLGPDTATDVLTSVVLPCTIVSVTLTGGGQRAGSLVVFPTAKSLASGASVTYTVTVKATAKGSGVVAAGAASLRTGDPVLANNAAAVKLTVR; encoded by the coding sequence GTGAAGAAGTGGTTGACGGCTGGGGTGGCGGTCGTGGTGGGGATGACGGTGGTGTTGCCAGGGGTGGCGCACGCCGCCGACAAGGTCATCGTGGTGCCGCAGGATTTCGTCAGGAGTCTGAGCGACACCCGGGCGACCGGGCACTACGAGATCGCGGGCACCGGGCTGCACATCTCCACCGAAGGGTCCACCAGCACGGACAAGGTCGCGGAGTACGTCTCGAGCAGCAGGGCGCTCGCCGGGGTGGGGGAGCCGTCACTCGACTACACCCCGACTTTCGGTGGCCTGCCCGGCTTCCAGTTGATCGTCGACTTCGACAACGACAAGGCGGCGGACGGGATCCTCGTCGGTGAGAAGATCTACGGCAACGACTGGTGGGCCAGCAACGGGTCGGCGCAGTTCGTCAAGAATGCCGCCCCCTCCCACGCGCCCGGGTCGGGCAGCGACAACCACGGGACCCTGGACGAGTGGCGCACGGCGTTCCCGGCCGCCACCGTTCTCGCGTTTGGCTTCTCGCTCGGCTCCGGCGTGCACGGCGACGGAGTTCTGAACGCCATCAACCTGGGCGGCGACCGCTACACCTTCACCGACAAGGCTCCCGACACCACCGCCCCCACGGTGACCTGCGACATCGCCCTCCCCGGACCTGACGTCGCCTTCGGCAGCACCACCCTGGTGACCGCCACCGTCACCGACGCCGGCTCCGGCCCGGCGGCGGTCGCGGTCTCCGGCGCAGCCGACACGGCCTCCCTCGGGACCAAGACCATCACGCTGACCGGAACCGACAACGCGGGGAACACGGCCTCCGCCACGTGTGCCTACACCGTGGTCGCCGGAGCCCCCACCCAGCTGACCGTGGTGTCGGGAAGCGGCCAGAAGGCCGCCGTCGGAACCGCCTTCGCCCAGCCGGTACGGATCCGGGTGACCGACGCGGGCGGCAACCCGGTCGGCAACGTCGGCGTCACCTTCACGGCGCCGCCGAACACGGGGGCGTCGGGCACGTTCACGTCGACGACGGTCACCACCGGGCAGGACGGCATCGCCTCCGTCAATGTCACCGCCAACGCGAAAACCGGTGTCTGGCAGGGGTCGGCCACCACGGGCGACCTCACCGCCGGGTTCTCGCTGACCAACACACCGGCGCCGCCGAAGAAGGCCGACCTGCGGGTCACCCTGACCGGTCCGTCGGAGATCGCCAGGAACAAGAGCGGCACCTACACGGTGACCGTCCGCAATCTCGGCCCGGACACGGCGACCGACGTCCTCACGTCCGTGGTGCTGCCCTGCACGATCGTCTCCGTCACCTTGACGGGCGGCGGGCAGCGCGCCGGCAGCCTGGTGGTGTTCCCGACCGCGAAGTCCCTGGCCTCGGGCGCCTCGGTGACCTACACCGTGACGGTGAAGGCGACCGCGAAGGGCAGCGGTGTCGTGGCCGCCGGAGCCGCCTCGCTGCGGACCGGGGATCCCGTGCTCGCCAACAACGCCGCGGCGGTGAAGCTCACCGTCCGGTGA